A genome region from Deltaproteobacteria bacterium includes the following:
- a CDS encoding response regulator, whose protein sequence is MVLQGNILVIDDDIPIQNLLHDFLSESGYNVITSSNPQTALEKLKETSVDLIITDLMMPGMNGMDLLKAVRFCSPNIPVVMITAYQSVDTAVKATKEGASDFISKPFSLEQIKFVVKKAMEDGKLRKQQKRRSTDKTKEAETIGFMSQNLQEKIRELSALYTISETLHYPLTMVELFEKVVELASSITESEKAGVWLFDRENKELTLKATKGMEMLLGRSFPVVDAGLVGEVFTEKRYCLSQDHKTCMCGTSRIDFKHPFLGVPILIGKEIFAALHLCQKIGGTHFSSNDVSIMTSLAEKASIKIENLALYEQLIDNIMYSISSLIKATDARDNYTMNHCKRVTMYAVKLAKALRCSADIIDTLNLAGPIHDVGKIGVRDNILLKQGGLDKTERDVMKTHATIGDDIVMSLNLGPEGKAVVRNHHERFDGDGYPDGLKGAAIPLIARIFAIADTYDAMTSNRPYRTARSHEETIAELLRCRGTQYDGDVVDIFVKHDICKEDLGSKMQNIKCEI, encoded by the coding sequence ATGGTCTTACAGGGTAATATACTTGTCATTGATGACGACATACCTATTCAAAATCTCCTTCATGATTTTTTATCAGAAAGCGGTTACAATGTAATTACATCAAGTAACCCACAGACAGCCCTTGAAAAACTAAAAGAAACATCTGTTGACCTGATTATTACAGACCTTATGATGCCTGGAATGAACGGCATGGACCTTCTAAAGGCAGTAAGATTTTGCTCACCTAACATCCCTGTTGTGATGATTACCGCATATCAATCTGTTGATACTGCTGTTAAGGCAACCAAAGAGGGTGCATCTGACTTTATCAGCAAGCCATTCAGCCTTGAACAGATAAAGTTCGTGGTAAAAAAGGCGATGGAAGATGGGAAATTAAGAAAACAGCAAAAGAGACGCTCTACAGACAAGACAAAAGAGGCAGAGACTATTGGATTTATGAGTCAGAACCTTCAGGAAAAGATAAGAGAACTATCTGCCCTTTATACAATAAGTGAGACCTTGCACTATCCTCTTACAATGGTTGAGTTATTTGAAAAGGTTGTTGAACTTGCATCCTCTATAACAGAGTCAGAAAAGGCTGGAGTATGGCTTTTTGACAGAGAAAACAAGGAACTGACACTCAAGGCAACCAAAGGTATGGAGATGCTTCTTGGAAGAAGTTTTCCTGTTGTGGATGCAGGTCTTGTTGGTGAGGTATTCACCGAAAAAAGATATTGCCTGTCGCAGGACCATAAAACCTGCATGTGTGGAACTAGCAGGATAGATTTCAAACATCCGTTTCTGGGTGTTCCCATACTAATTGGCAAAGAGATATTTGCTGCTTTGCACCTATGTCAAAAGATAGGCGGCACTCATTTTTCAAGCAATGATGTATCCATAATGACAAGTCTGGCAGAAAAGGCATCTATAAAGATTGAAAACCTTGCACTTTATGAACAACTTATAGATAATATAATGTACAGCATTTCATCTTTAATAAAGGCTACTGACGCCAGAGATAATTATACAATGAACCATTGCAAAAGGGTTACAATGTATGCTGTTAAATTAGCAAAGGCTTTGAGGTGTTCTGCTGATATTATTGACACCTTAAATCTTGCAGGTCCTATCCATGATGTTGGCAAGATTGGGGTAAGGGATAATATCCTGCTCAAACAAGGCGGGCTTGATAAAACAGAGAGGGATGTTATGAAAACCCATGCTACAATAGGAGATGACATTGTCATGTCGCTGAATCTGGGACCAGAAGGCAAGGCCGTGGTTCGTAATCACCATGAGCGGTTTGACGGAGACGGTTACCCTGATGGATTAAAAGGGGCTGCAATACCACTTATAGCAAGGATATTTGCCATTGCTGACACCTATGATGCCATGACAAGTAACAGACCATATAGAACTGCAAGGTCCCATGAAGAAACCATTGCAGAACTTTTAAGGTGCAGGGGAACCCAGTATGATGGAGATGTTGTGGACATATTTGTAAAACATGATATATGTAAAGAAGATCTGGGTAGTAAAATGCAAAATATAAAATGTGAGATATAA
- a CDS encoding PilZ domain-containing protein — MEEKKDNQIVSFNGAEKRRYFRIDTTLPFEDISSQDMDSALTPEIDSSPSSDINTKLLNTIKAMDYKLNFIIKYICHEYNIDNLFETKEEKEVNISASGMRFKCEEEHNVGDIIRVNINLPYPYMMLSITSKVVRVEKVEEDSRVHYNIAVNFVSLDEEKQSNLLKYLFDIQRKTFKDTALQPA; from the coding sequence ATGGAAGAGAAAAAAGATAACCAGATTGTATCATTTAATGGGGCAGAAAAGAGGAGATATTTCAGGATAGATACAACCCTCCCTTTTGAGGATATCTCCAGTCAAGATATGGACTCAGCCTTAACCCCTGAGATAGACTCATCGCCTTCTTCGGATATAAATACAAAATTATTAAATACCATTAAGGCTATGGATTATAAACTTAATTTTATAATAAAATACATCTGCCATGAATATAATATTGACAACCTCTTTGAAACAAAAGAGGAAAAAGAGGTTAATATAAGCGCATCAGGGATGAGATTTAAATGTGAAGAAGAACATAATGTCGGAGATATAATCAGGGTAAATATTAACCTGCCTTATCCTTATATGATGCTATCTATTACTAGTAAAGTAGTGCGGGTAGAAAAGGTAGAAGAAGACAGCCGAGTCCACTACAATATTGCAGTAAATTTTGTATCATTGGATGAAGAAAAGCAGTCTAATCTACTAAAATATCTTTTTGATATAC